Proteins from one Synergistales bacterium genomic window:
- a CDS encoding PhzF family phenazine biosynthesis protein has product MPTVQVYSLNAFGADSKGGNPAGVVADAEGMTDAQMQQVARRVGYSETAFVLSAENAAFKVRYFTPRREVDLCGHATVATFHLLARLGRCSVGPTSQETNAGVLPIEVLPDWSVLMDQALPQFGETVPADDIAAAFPYARGIAGADLPVQVVSTGLRDIMVPVSTMEQLLSLRPDFEAMTRLSERYDVTGCHAFTLETRKGSTAHCRNFAPRFGIPEESATGTSNGALACYLYRHGAVGPEALDRLSFEQGYAMDQPSEIRARLHTGNDGAVLRVQVGGAAVPSGRFVVDVDPEL; this is encoded by the coding sequence ATGCCCACTGTACAGGTCTACTCGCTGAATGCCTTCGGAGCCGACTCCAAAGGCGGCAACCCCGCAGGCGTGGTGGCCGATGCGGAGGGAATGACCGATGCGCAGATGCAACAAGTGGCCCGGCGCGTCGGCTACTCCGAGACCGCCTTTGTCCTGTCGGCGGAGAATGCGGCCTTCAAGGTGCGGTATTTCACGCCCCGACGGGAGGTGGACCTCTGCGGCCACGCCACTGTGGCCACCTTCCATCTCCTGGCGCGGCTGGGCAGGTGCTCGGTGGGGCCGACCTCCCAGGAGACGAATGCGGGGGTGCTCCCCATCGAGGTGTTGCCCGACTGGTCGGTGCTGATGGACCAGGCCCTTCCGCAGTTCGGGGAGACCGTCCCCGCCGACGACATCGCCGCGGCCTTCCCCTATGCCCGGGGCATCGCCGGCGCCGATCTGCCCGTCCAGGTTGTCTCCACAGGCCTGCGGGATATCATGGTGCCCGTGTCCACCATGGAGCAGCTTCTTTCTCTCCGTCCGGATTTCGAGGCCATGACCCGCCTGAGCGAGCGCTACGACGTCACCGGCTGCCACGCCTTTACCCTGGAGACGAGAAAGGGTTCGACGGCGCACTGCCGGAATTTCGCGCCCCGTTTCGGCATCCCCGAGGAGTCGGCCACCGGCACCTCCAACGGCGCGCTGGCCTGCTACCTCTACCGCCACGGCGCCGTGGGGCCGGAGGCGCTGGACCGTCTCTCCTTCGAGCAGGGCTACGCCATGGACCAGCCCTCGGAGATCCGGGCCAGACTGCACACCGGAAACGACGGGGCTGTCCTGCGTGTTCAGGTGGGAGGCGCGGCGGTTCCCTCCGGCCGTTTTGTGGTGGACGTGGACCCGGAACTCTAG
- a CDS encoding IclR family transcriptional regulator: protein MEQKERKRDTVGRVTAVMDLLCSSEGTYSLRELQSRTGIPRSTLHRLLLALEREEWVYRDSASERFRPGIRFFLLNNRSLFYQELIHVAAPEMERLMQETGKTVLLSVLEGFAGLCIHSVEPRQAVKYVAHRGMTIPPYEGASGKVLLAFCPEERRRQILDAGLPEGCDRAALTTQLEEIRRQGYAYSREEWIRHAGDISVPLFDGRGRFVAQLGLAGLVTSFDGEEERLLQRLQRAAERMGTAL, encoded by the coding sequence ATGGAACAGAAGGAGCGGAAACGGGACACCGTTGGAAGGGTCACGGCCGTCATGGATCTTCTCTGCTCTTCCGAAGGGACCTACAGCCTCCGGGAGCTCCAGAGCAGGACGGGGATCCCCAGGAGCACGCTCCACAGGCTTCTTCTCGCTCTGGAGCGCGAGGAGTGGGTGTATCGGGATTCCGCTTCGGAGCGGTTTCGCCCGGGTATCCGCTTTTTCCTTTTGAACAACAGGAGCCTCTTCTACCAGGAGCTGATCCACGTCGCCGCACCGGAGATGGAGCGGCTGATGCAGGAGACGGGGAAGACGGTCCTGCTGAGTGTGCTGGAAGGGTTCGCGGGGCTGTGCATCCACAGCGTCGAACCGCGGCAGGCCGTCAAGTATGTGGCCCACCGGGGGATGACGATCCCCCCCTACGAGGGGGCCTCCGGCAAGGTGCTGCTGGCCTTCTGTCCCGAGGAGCGGCGGCGGCAGATTCTCGACGCTGGCCTTCCTGAGGGATGCGACAGGGCGGCGTTGACGACTCAGCTCGAGGAGATCCGCCGTCAGGGATACGCCTACAGCCGGGAGGAGTGGATCCGCCACGCCGGGGATATCAGCGTGCCGCTCTTCGACGGCCGGGGGCGTTTTGTGGCCCAGCTCGGTCTGGCCGGACTGGTGACCAGCTTCGACGGCGAGGAAGAGCGGCTGCTGCAGCGGTTGCAGAGGGCGGCCGAAAGGATGGGAACGGCGTTATAG
- a CDS encoding alanine racemase yields AGSPVGYGASYVAERPTQLATLPVRYADGYPRLLSNVGKVLIGGSSVPILGKVCMDQMMVDVTVLAGVGVGDEVVLLGSQGGAGIDENDMAEWFGSVNDAITSSIGARVPRRYL; encoded by the coding sequence CCGCCGGTTCGCCGGTGGGCTACGGGGCGAGCTATGTCGCCGAGCGTCCCACACAGCTGGCCACCCTCCCCGTGCGATATGCCGACGGCTATCCCCGGCTGCTCTCCAATGTCGGCAAGGTGCTGATCGGCGGGAGCTCCGTGCCCATTCTGGGGAAGGTCTGTATGGATCAGATGATGGTGGATGTCACCGTCCTCGCCGGGGTCGGTGTGGGCGACGAGGTGGTCCTTCTCGGCAGTCAGGGCGGGGCCGGGATCGACGAGAACGACATGGCCGAATGGTTCGGCAGCGTCAACGACGCCATCACCAGCAGCATCGGAGCGCGGGTGCCCCGGCGGTACCTGTAA